One genomic segment of Plasmodium cynomolgi strain B DNA, chromosome 14, whole genome shotgun sequence includes these proteins:
- a CDS encoding acyl CoA binding protein (putative) — protein sequence MSMADLFEKCVSFVNALPKSEIISLENKLLLYKYFKQGTVGNCNIVAPSMFKLQERKKYEAWKSIENLSKEEAKKKYVETVQNLYPDWEKGI from the coding sequence ATGAGTATGGCCGacttatttgaaaaatgcgTTTCCTTCGTAAACGCCCTTCCCAAAAgtgaaataatttctttggAGAATAAATTACTTTTGTACAAATACTTTAAGCAAGGCACAGTTGGAAACTGTAACATAGTTGCACCAAGTATGTTTAAGCTtcaggaaaggaaaaaatatgaagcatGGAAATCAATTGAAAATTTGagcaaagaagaagcaaagaagaaGTATGTCGAAACGGTTCAGAATTTGTATCCCGACTGGGAAAAGggaatataa